A stretch of the Photobacterium toruni genome encodes the following:
- a CDS encoding GGDEF domain-containing protein produces the protein MTVNGFLKKIFVYLKLFTLFFMLCSFSYYIYNIYHIEKLQNMYIRTLNNVYSVARRFGSFYNNTDTVALDKGTYIFNGVSVVVNTPTKAKILSKGINKLREKINDLTDDNTWTVAVFETSSDYSHFDPLRPAYLNGYDKIAINTIVKSEDLIDTYRSFYGCNIKLTDIYKETGTDKIIRTIYYPIYNNKKLDSLLAIDIKNSAFSNILTTFNNKNMTIISMDNNNIYHTSELLPCSTVNPINLGLNLFTLLKATFVPSLLLMLLYHSLIQLIANKQFILRYDQMTRFYRRDYYESKLLNQHNFNLLIIDIDHFKNVNDTYGHEVGDDVIRTVTKRINNCIRKKDIAIRWGGEEFILSFTNMSKEQLKIKAQKICDAISLCPILDMNITVSIGGISTTNMHFNEAYKAADQALYYSKNNGRNQATII, from the coding sequence ATGACTGTAAATGGTTTTTTAAAAAAAATATTCGTCTACTTAAAGCTATTTACTTTATTTTTTATGCTATGTTCTTTTTCATATTATATTTATAATATATATCATATTGAAAAATTACAAAATATGTATATCCGTACATTAAATAATGTTTATTCTGTTGCTCGTCGTTTCGGGTCTTTTTATAATAATACAGACACAGTCGCCTTAGATAAAGGAACATATATTTTTAATGGTGTCTCAGTCGTTGTCAACACGCCAACCAAAGCAAAAATATTATCCAAAGGTATCAATAAATTACGCGAAAAAATCAATGACCTTACTGATGATAATACATGGACAGTAGCTGTTTTTGAAACATCATCAGATTATTCACATTTTGACCCTCTCAGACCTGCTTATTTAAATGGATATGATAAAATAGCTATTAATACTATTGTTAAGAGTGAAGACTTGATAGATACTTATCGTTCATTCTATGGCTGTAATATAAAATTAACTGATATATATAAAGAGACTGGAACTGATAAAATAATTCGTACGATTTATTATCCAATTTATAATAATAAAAAATTAGACTCTTTATTAGCAATAGATATTAAAAATTCTGCATTTAGTAATATATTAACTACATTTAATAATAAAAATATGACAATTATTAGTATGGATAATAATAATATTTACCATACAAGTGAATTATTACCCTGCTCAACAGTTAATCCTATTAACTTAGGGCTTAATTTATTTACTCTTTTAAAAGCGACCTTTGTGCCGTCTCTTTTATTAATGCTTTTATATCATTCATTAATACAACTTATTGCTAATAAACAATTTATTTTACGATATGACCAAATGACACGTTTTTATCGCCGTGATTATTATGAAAGTAAATTACTTAATCAACATAACTTCAATTTACTAATTATCGATATTGATCATTTTAAAAATGTAAATGATACTTATGGTCATGAAGTTGGTGATGATGTTATTCGTACTGTCACTAAACGTATTAATAATTGTATTCGAAAAAAGGATATTGCAATTCGTTGGGGAGGTGAAGAGTTTATATTATCATTTACTAATATGAGTAAAGAACAACTAAAAATAAAAGCGCAGAAAATATGCGATGCGATCTCTCTCTGTCCTATTTTAGATATGAATATTACTGTTTCTATTGGTGGAATTAGTACAACTAATATGCATTTTAATGAAGCCTATAAAGCAGCAGATCAAGCCCTTTATTATTCTAAAAATAATGGGCGTAATCAAGCAACTATTATTTAA
- the queE gene encoding 7-carboxy-7-deazaguanine synthase QueE, translating into MRFYVYKINEVFETIQGEGVFTGVPAIFVRLQVCPVGCSWCDTKQTWTAETEDLVSVERIMVKTEDSPLWTQLDANGIIKLLIVQGYTAKHVVITGGEPCIYDLRPLTIALEKAGFNCQIETSGTSEILASDQTWVTVSPKINMKAKLPVLPSALARANEIKHPVGTHKDIEQLDTLLAPVTLRNDVTIALQPISQKSRATELCIATCIARNWRLSIQTHKYLAIA; encoded by the coding sequence ATGAGGTTTTACGTGTACAAAATTAATGAAGTCTTCGAAACCATTCAAGGTGAAGGTGTATTCACTGGTGTTCCTGCTATTTTTGTTCGTTTACAAGTCTGCCCTGTTGGCTGTTCATGGTGTGATACTAAACAAACATGGACAGCTGAAACTGAAGATTTAGTCAGCGTTGAACGTATTATGGTTAAAACAGAAGACTCCCCACTTTGGACACAACTTGATGCAAATGGCATTATTAAGCTATTAATTGTTCAAGGCTATACGGCTAAACATGTGGTGATCACTGGTGGTGAGCCGTGTATTTATGACCTTCGTCCACTGACAATTGCTTTAGAAAAAGCCGGGTTTAACTGCCAAATTGAAACCAGTGGTACCTCAGAGATTTTAGCCAGTGATCAAACATGGGTTACGGTATCACCTAAAATCAATATGAAAGCAAAGCTGCCAGTACTACCTTCGGCGTTAGCACGTGCAAATGAGATCAAGCATCCAGTTGGAACACATAAAGACATTGAACAATTAGACACTTTATTAGCGCCAGTAACACTACGTAATGATGTCACAATAGCACTGCAACCTATCAGTCAAAAATCGCGAGCAACAGAACTATGCATTGCAACATGTATCGCGCGTAATTGGCGTTTATCGATCCAAACTCATAAATATCTAGCGATTGCTTAA
- a CDS encoding MarR family transcriptional regulator: MRISHKRNVQRKLHKQKPLLSNTVFAVQKISDVELVIDTPVIAKNIVSKSVVTLTPKQQQVLDIVVSHADGLNPKGIGLQAGQEEAKAAAWATGALKKLTEEGLVERIQLAGNKVFYKAL, from the coding sequence ATGAGAATTTCTCACAAGCGTAATGTTCAACGTAAACTGCATAAACAGAAACCTCTTTTAAGCAATACAGTCTTTGCAGTTCAAAAGATATCAGACGTTGAATTAGTTATTGATACGCCAGTAATTGCCAAAAATATTGTTTCTAAGTCAGTTGTAACGTTAACACCTAAGCAACAACAAGTATTGGATATTGTTGTAAGCCATGCAGATGGGTTAAATCCAAAGGGTATTGGTCTACAAGCAGGTCAAGAAGAGGCTAAAGCCGCAGCTTGGGCTACAGGTGCATTAAAAAAACTAACAGAAGAAGGATTGGTTGAGCGTATTCAATTGGCAGGGAATAAAGTATTCTATAAAGCTCTTTAA
- a CDS encoding amino acid aminotransferase, which yields MFEKIVAAPADPILGLTDDFKADPRTHKINLGVGIYKNEAGNTPVLDTVKKAEAILLAQETTKSYLSIPGTPEYGLAVQQLLFGADSTLIAEKRVQTAQAPGGTGALRVAAEFIKRQLGDVTVWISNPTWANHHGVFGAAGLATKTYGYYNAQTKDIDFEAMIADLNQAQIGDVVLFHGCCHNPTGIDPTNQQWQTLAKLCLEKELLPMFDFAYQGFARGVEEDAQGLRIFADQMPELLVASSFSKNFGLYNERVGAFTLVAKNTEQAVISFSQVKSIARVIYSNPPAHGAAIVTQILNDAVLRAEWEQEVAEMRDRIQEMRVLFVATLKQCGVDTDFSFIEHQNGMFSFSGLNLDQVKRLKDEFAIYIVGSGRISVAGMTKSNMLPLCQGIAAVL from the coding sequence ATGTTTGAAAAGATTGTAGCAGCCCCCGCAGACCCTATTCTCGGTTTAACAGATGATTTTAAAGCTGATCCTAGAACACATAAAATTAACCTTGGTGTGGGTATTTATAAAAATGAAGCAGGTAATACTCCGGTATTAGACACAGTAAAAAAAGCAGAAGCCATTCTATTAGCACAAGAAACAACAAAATCTTATCTAAGCATTCCTGGAACGCCTGAATACGGCCTCGCAGTGCAGCAACTACTTTTCGGTGCTGATTCTACTCTTATTGCTGAGAAACGTGTTCAGACTGCACAAGCGCCTGGTGGTACAGGAGCATTACGTGTTGCTGCTGAATTTATTAAACGTCAGCTTGGCGATGTTACGGTTTGGATCAGTAACCCTACATGGGCAAACCATCATGGTGTCTTTGGAGCAGCAGGTTTAGCGACAAAGACTTACGGTTACTACAATGCCCAAACAAAAGATATCGATTTTGAAGCAATGATTGCTGATTTAAACCAAGCTCAAATTGGGGATGTAGTTTTATTCCACGGTTGCTGCCATAATCCAACAGGTATTGATCCAACTAATCAGCAATGGCAAACACTTGCAAAGCTCTGCCTAGAAAAAGAATTACTACCAATGTTTGACTTTGCTTATCAAGGCTTTGCTCGAGGTGTTGAAGAAGATGCACAAGGGCTACGTATCTTTGCTGATCAAATGCCAGAGCTACTCGTTGCTAGCTCATTCTCTAAAAACTTTGGACTTTACAATGAGCGTGTCGGTGCCTTTACCTTAGTTGCAAAAAATACTGAACAAGCCGTTATTTCTTTCAGTCAAGTAAAATCTATTGCACGTGTTATTTATTCAAATCCTCCAGCTCACGGCGCAGCCATTGTGACACAAATTCTAAACGATGCTGTGCTGCGGGCTGAATGGGAACAGGAAGTCGCAGAAATGCGTGATCGTATTCAAGAAATGCGCGTATTATTTGTAGCGACACTAAAACAATGTGGTGTTGATACAGACTTTAGTTTTATTGAACACCAAAATGGTATGTTCTCTTTTTCAGGGCTCAATTTAGATCAAGTAAAACGACTAAAAGATGAATTTGCTATCTATATTGTTGGCTCTGGCCGTATCAGTGTTGCTGGTATGACCAAATCAAATATGCTTCCATTATGTCAAGGTATTGCTGCTGTTTTATAA
- the asnS gene encoding asparagine--tRNA ligase — protein sequence MTYAPVTDVLSGKLAIDSEVTVRGWVRSRRDSKAGISFLAIYDGSCFDPIQAVVSNELNNYQEEVLKLTTGCSVEVTGTIVASPAKGQDFELAATAVKVVGWVEDAETYPMAKTRHSIEYLREVAHLRPRTNVIGAVARVRNCLSQAIHRFYHEQGFIWMSAPLITASDCEGAGEMFRVSTLDMANLPMTDKGEVDFDKDFFGKETFLTVSGQLNAETYACALSKVYTFGPTFRAENSNTSRHLAEFWMVEPEVAFADLNDVAKLAEDMLKYVFKAVLEERRDDLEFFASRIDKDVITRLEQFVTSDFAQVDYTDAIKILQDSGRQFENDVEWGIDMSSEHERFLAEQHFKAPVIVKNYPKDIKAFYMRMNEDGKTVAAMDVLAPGIGEIIGGSQREERLEQLDARMIEMGLNPEHMGWYRDLRRYGSVPHSGFGLGFERLVSYVTGMSNIRDVIPFPRTPRSANF from the coding sequence ATGACTTACGCGCCTGTAACAGACGTATTAAGCGGTAAACTCGCTATCGACAGTGAAGTCACTGTTCGCGGTTGGGTTCGCTCACGTCGTGATTCCAAAGCTGGAATTTCTTTCCTTGCCATTTATGACGGCTCTTGTTTCGACCCGATTCAGGCCGTGGTCTCTAATGAGTTAAATAATTATCAAGAAGAAGTACTAAAATTAACAACGGGTTGCTCTGTTGAAGTCACTGGTACAATTGTTGCTTCTCCTGCTAAAGGTCAAGATTTCGAATTAGCAGCAACAGCCGTTAAAGTTGTTGGCTGGGTAGAAGATGCTGAAACATACCCAATGGCTAAAACACGCCACTCTATTGAGTATTTACGTGAAGTTGCGCATCTACGCCCACGCACTAACGTAATTGGTGCTGTAGCCCGTGTTCGTAACTGCCTATCTCAAGCTATTCACCGTTTCTATCACGAGCAAGGCTTCATTTGGATGTCTGCGCCACTTATCACAGCGTCTGACTGTGAAGGTGCTGGTGAAATGTTCCGTGTGTCTACGCTAGATATGGCAAATTTGCCAATGACAGACAAAGGTGAAGTGGATTTTGACAAAGACTTCTTTGGCAAAGAAACATTCCTTACTGTATCTGGTCAATTAAATGCTGAAACGTATGCATGTGCACTAAGCAAAGTATACACATTTGGTCCAACTTTCCGTGCAGAAAACTCAAACACCAGTCGTCACCTTGCTGAATTCTGGATGGTTGAGCCTGAAGTTGCTTTTGCTGATCTCAACGATGTAGCAAAACTGGCTGAAGATATGCTGAAATATGTATTTAAAGCCGTACTTGAAGAGCGTCGTGACGATCTTGAATTCTTTGCTTCTCGCATTGATAAAGATGTTATCACTCGCCTAGAGCAATTTGTAACGTCTGATTTTGCACAAGTAGACTACACTGATGCAATCAAGATTCTTCAAGATTCTGGCCGTCAGTTTGAGAACGATGTTGAGTGGGGCATTGATATGTCTTCTGAGCACGAGCGTTTCCTTGCTGAGCAACACTTCAAAGCACCAGTAATTGTGAAGAACTATCCAAAAGACATCAAAGCGTTCTACATGCGTATGAACGAAGATGGTAAGACTGTTGCGGCAATGGATGTACTTGCACCAGGTATCGGTGAAATCATCGGTGGTTCACAGCGTGAAGAACGTCTTGAACAACTTGATGCGCGTATGATCGAAATGGGTTTAAACCCTGAACACATGGGCTGGTACCGCGATTTACGTCGTTATGGTTCAGTACCACACTCAGGTTTTGGTCTAGGCTTTGAGCGTCTAGTCTCTTACGTAACGGGTATGAGCAACATCCGTGACGTAATTCCATTCCCACGTACTCCTCGCTCTGCAAACTTCTAA
- the mlc gene encoding sugar metabolism global transcriptional regulator Mlc, which produces MYVAQPGHIDHIKRNNAGSVYKLIDLYGPISRIELSKRSQLAPASITKITRELIDAHLIKETQDQESTSRGRPAIGLVPANEGWQFLSIRLGRGYLTIALHSLSGEILVEERQNIHQLQQDDVVAKLLTEINVFFANHVSAIDRISAIAVSLPGLVNADDGIVLQMPHYTIENLPLSDILHQATGLPVFVGNDTRSWALAEKLFGNSRGISNSILVSVHHGVGAGIILDDAVLQGRTGNVGELGHIQIKPYGKRCFCGNHGCLETVASLSAVLDQTLICLQDGHPSVLTTSTLTIESICDAAVAGDPLANQIITDLGHHLGQAIAIMVNLFNPQRILIGGELNRAKSVLYPAIMECVIAQTLPIYNRDLELQESRFYTQATMPGAALVKQALYDGHLLMKLIDG; this is translated from the coding sequence ATGTATGTCGCTCAGCCAGGTCATATTGATCATATAAAAAGAAATAATGCCGGGAGCGTATATAAACTTATTGATCTGTACGGACCTATTTCACGGATTGAATTATCTAAACGTAGTCAATTAGCACCAGCAAGTATTACCAAGATTACTCGTGAATTGATTGATGCTCATTTGATAAAAGAAACGCAAGATCAGGAGTCAACGAGTCGAGGACGACCCGCTATTGGACTTGTCCCTGCAAATGAAGGTTGGCAATTTTTATCAATTCGATTAGGCCGAGGCTATTTGACGATTGCTTTACATTCGTTAAGTGGTGAGATTTTAGTTGAAGAAAGACAAAATATTCATCAACTGCAGCAAGATGATGTTGTTGCTAAATTATTGACTGAAATTAATGTGTTTTTTGCTAATCATGTTAGTGCGATTGATCGTATTTCGGCTATTGCGGTTTCATTACCTGGGCTTGTAAATGCTGATGACGGTATTGTTTTACAAATGCCACACTATACGATAGAAAATTTACCATTGAGTGATATTCTTCATCAGGCGACAGGATTACCTGTTTTTGTTGGCAATGATACTCGTTCATGGGCATTAGCTGAAAAACTATTTGGTAATTCACGTGGTATATCAAATTCTATTTTAGTTTCAGTACATCATGGCGTTGGCGCTGGAATTATTTTAGATGATGCGGTACTTCAAGGGCGAACTGGTAATGTTGGTGAACTAGGTCATATTCAGATTAAACCTTATGGTAAACGCTGTTTTTGCGGTAATCATGGGTGTTTAGAAACCGTGGCAAGTTTATCTGCCGTTTTAGATCAAACATTGATTTGTTTACAAGATGGACACCCATCAGTATTAACAACATCAACCCTAACAATTGAGTCTATTTGTGATGCTGCGGTTGCTGGTGATCCCCTTGCGAACCAAATTATTACTGATTTGGGGCATCACCTTGGTCAAGCGATAGCAATTATGGTCAATCTATTTAATCCGCAGCGGATCTTAATCGGTGGTGAATTAAATCGAGCTAAATCAGTATTATATCCTGCTATTATGGAATGTGTTATCGCTCAAACATTGCCTATTTATAATCGTGATCTCGAACTTCAAGAAAGTCGTTTTTACACTCAAGCAACCATGCCTGGTGCGGCGTTGGTAAAACAAGCTCTTTATGACGGACATTTATTGATGAAACTAATTGATGGTTAA
- a CDS encoding LutB/LldF family L-lactate oxidation iron-sulfur protein, with protein sequence MSMKTSNIKFKDRIHLKMKDESMRAAVANAQERMFKSRAVAAEKLGNWEEWREMGMDIRNHVLENLDYYLQQLSENVEKNGGHVFFAATAEDATNYIETIVKKKNAKKIVKSKSMVTEEIGMNQMIQRNNCEIIETDLGEYILQVDDCDAPSHIVVPALHKNRTQIREVFKEKLGYDGSSDPEAMTRFVREHIRHDFLEAEIGITGCNFAIAESGTVTLVTNEGNARLATSLPKTHIAVMGMERIVPTFEEFDIMASLLCRSAVGLPLTGYVTALTGPREGDNCDGPEEFHLVIVDNGRSKILGSAFRPILRCIRCAACVNTCPAYRHLGGQSYGSIYSGPIGAVLSPLLGGYEDFKDLPNACSLCRACHDVCPVKIPLSDLLLKHRQIMGEEKITAPAERAAITGFNFVNSHPFIWDKTVKIGAIMAGKLIKDGKLPFKVGLLNAWTQTRDLPAPTGQSFRSWFKNRDDK encoded by the coding sequence ATGTCAATGAAAACTAGCAACATTAAATTTAAAGATCGTATTCATCTAAAAATGAAAGACGAATCGATGCGTGCAGCTGTTGCCAACGCACAAGAACGAATGTTTAAAAGCCGTGCTGTTGCCGCTGAAAAGCTGGGTAACTGGGAAGAATGGCGTGAAATGGGCATGGATATTCGTAACCATGTACTTGAAAATCTTGATTACTACTTACAACAGCTTAGTGAAAATGTAGAAAAAAATGGTGGGCATGTCTTCTTTGCTGCAACGGCTGAAGACGCCACTAACTACATCGAAACAATTGTAAAGAAAAAGAACGCTAAGAAGATTGTAAAATCTAAATCAATGGTGACTGAAGAAATCGGTATGAACCAGATGATTCAACGCAATAATTGCGAAATCATCGAAACCGATTTAGGCGAATATATTCTACAAGTCGATGATTGTGATGCTCCTTCACACATTGTTGTACCAGCACTGCATAAAAACCGTACTCAAATTCGCGAAGTGTTCAAAGAAAAGCTCGGTTATGATGGTTCATCTGATCCTGAAGCCATGACGCGCTTTGTCCGTGAGCATATTCGTCATGATTTCCTTGAAGCTGAAATCGGTATTACAGGCTGTAACTTTGCGATTGCAGAATCAGGTACCGTAACGCTCGTGACTAACGAAGGTAACGCACGTCTAGCCACCAGCCTGCCAAAAACACATATCGCCGTCATGGGTATGGAGCGTATTGTTCCTACGTTTGAAGAGTTTGATATAATGGCAAGCCTATTGTGTCGTAGTGCTGTTGGTTTACCACTAACGGGTTATGTCACTGCACTAACGGGTCCTCGTGAGGGTGATAACTGTGATGGGCCTGAAGAATTCCATCTCGTTATTGTTGATAACGGCCGTTCTAAAATTTTAGGATCAGCGTTCCGTCCTATTCTACGTTGTATTCGCTGTGCTGCTTGTGTAAATACTTGTCCTGCATACCGTCATCTTGGTGGTCAATCTTACGGTTCAATCTACTCAGGTCCAATTGGTGCTGTACTATCACCATTGCTGGGTGGTTATGAAGATTTTAAAGACTTGCCGAACGCCTGTAGCTTATGTCGCGCTTGTCATGATGTGTGTCCAGTAAAAATCCCATTGTCTGATTTATTACTAAAACACCGCCAAATTATGGGTGAAGAAAAAATCACAGCTCCTGCGGAACGCGCAGCAATTACAGGTTTTAACTTTGTTAACTCTCACCCATTCATCTGGGATAAGACTGTTAAAATCGGCGCAATTATGGCTGGTAAACTAATTAAAGATGGCAAACTACCTTTTAAAGTGGGTTTGCTTAACGCATGGACACAAACTCGTGATTTACCAGCACCAACAGGTCAATCATTCCGTAGCTGGTTCAAAAACAGAGATGACAAATAA
- a CDS encoding GGDEF domain-containing protein, whose product MKKKQKDINKHSILVLKTFSLLFFIFSSFYLIYNIYHLEKFQRRYIARIQNVYSYTRRFGSYYNNAPEEYKIKNHYKTNNVSLIVNTTSNVKTLSSGIEKLRLQLNRLTDNNIWTIAVFENPADYAHFDPIRPQYLTQFDEYGENSVMHRIVQRENLENTYQSFYGCNLKLTESYTETGSKVEIRTLYYPIYNNKHLDALIAIDIKNDILSNELQRYNDTHLTILNSNKTGNIYKIEELLPCSQLNPINIGISLFSIFKLAFIPALILSFLSNSFKRYFIKKRYAIQRDHMTRFYRRDFYEKKLLKQRNFNLLIIDIDNFKKINDTYGHDMGDEVIRHLAIRINNCIRKKDVPIRWGGEEFIIYFPKIDRQQLHFKAQKICRSIASLPILNLNVTVSIGGISATNIYFNDAYKGADKALYHSKNNGRNQYTIA is encoded by the coding sequence ATGAAAAAAAAACAAAAAGATATCAATAAGCACTCCATTCTCGTATTAAAAACTTTTTCTTTGCTTTTTTTTATATTCTCTAGTTTCTATCTTATTTACAATATTTATCATCTTGAAAAATTTCAGCGGCGTTATATTGCTCGAATTCAAAATGTATATTCATATACCCGTCGGTTTGGCTCGTATTATAATAACGCTCCAGAAGAATATAAGATAAAAAATCATTATAAAACAAATAATGTTTCATTAATTGTTAATACAACAAGTAACGTCAAAACGCTTTCGAGTGGTATAGAAAAATTACGTTTACAATTAAATCGTCTTACAGATAATAATATATGGACCATTGCTGTCTTTGAAAACCCAGCAGATTATGCGCATTTTGATCCGATTCGACCACAATATTTAACCCAGTTTGATGAATATGGCGAAAATTCGGTTATGCATCGTATCGTTCAACGAGAAAACCTCGAGAATACTTATCAATCATTTTATGGATGTAATCTCAAACTGACAGAAAGCTATACTGAAACAGGTTCAAAGGTTGAAATTAGAACCCTTTACTACCCTATTTATAACAATAAACATCTTGATGCATTAATTGCGATTGATATAAAAAATGATATTCTTTCTAATGAGCTACAACGTTATAATGACACTCATTTAACTATCCTCAACTCTAATAAAACGGGTAATATTTATAAAATAGAAGAATTATTACCTTGCTCACAATTAAATCCAATTAATATTGGTATTAGTTTATTTTCTATTTTTAAATTAGCCTTTATCCCAGCTTTAATATTAAGCTTTTTATCTAACTCTTTTAAACGTTATTTTATTAAAAAAAGATATGCGATTCAGCGTGATCATATGACAAGATTTTATCGTCGCGATTTTTATGAAAAAAAATTATTAAAGCAACGTAATTTTAATCTATTAATTATTGATATCGATAATTTTAAAAAAATTAATGATACCTATGGTCATGATATGGGTGATGAAGTAATTCGTCATCTTGCAATACGCATTAATAATTGTATTCGTAAAAAAGATGTTCCAATTCGTTGGGGTGGAGAAGAATTTATTATTTATTTTCCTAAAATTGATCGTCAACAATTGCATTTTAAAGCACAAAAAATCTGTCGCTCTATCGCATCTTTACCTATATTAAATCTTAATGTTACAGTGTCAATTGGTGGTATATCAGCTACAAATATATATTTTAACGATGCTTATAAAGGTGCAGATAAAGCTCTATATCATTCAAAGAATAATGGTAGAAATCAATATACTATTGCCTAA
- a CDS encoding LysR family transcriptional regulator → MPAIDDLVLFTQVIEYGSFSKVAELNNITKSVVSKRISKLETCLGLQLIYRTTRKLTLTEPGEVLYHRAKSISNIAQTAFDSVTGYSEALSGKIRMSVPTISGELVLANAVSTFCEKHPGLTVDMSLNNHFVDLVADNYDLVIRTGSLEDSSLIARHIFNSRWVICASPAYFEQHGIPETPKALNSHNCLGYNPQSTGPFDWQFIRQNKIYTHKVSGNFSSDNAAALKKVALAGNGIAYLPTCLVYSELQQGQLIEVLAAHAGKVVGIYAVYPYTRKPAKRIQALIEHIRESYMEIKEQF, encoded by the coding sequence ATGCCAGCTATTGATGATCTCGTCCTTTTTACTCAAGTTATTGAATATGGTTCATTCAGTAAAGTTGCTGAACTAAATAACATAACCAAATCTGTCGTCAGTAAACGTATCAGTAAACTTGAGACCTGTTTAGGCCTACAGCTTATTTACCGAACAACCCGTAAACTAACACTCACAGAACCGGGTGAAGTACTTTATCATCGAGCAAAGAGTATCAGTAACATAGCGCAAACCGCTTTTGATTCAGTCACTGGGTATAGTGAAGCACTCTCTGGTAAAATTCGAATGTCAGTACCAACAATATCAGGTGAACTGGTATTGGCTAATGCTGTCTCTACCTTTTGTGAAAAACACCCTGGCTTAACCGTTGATATGTCACTGAACAATCATTTTGTTGATTTAGTGGCAGATAACTATGATCTCGTGATTCGCACCGGCTCTCTGGAAGATTCAAGCCTTATTGCTCGTCATATTTTTAATTCTCGTTGGGTTATCTGTGCTTCACCCGCTTACTTTGAACAACATGGCATACCTGAAACACCAAAAGCCCTTAATAGTCATAATTGCTTAGGCTATAACCCACAAAGCACCGGCCCTTTTGACTGGCAATTTATTCGTCAAAATAAAATTTACACCCATAAGGTCAGTGGTAACTTTTCATCAGATAACGCAGCTGCATTAAAAAAAGTAGCACTGGCAGGTAATGGTATTGCTTACTTACCCACCTGTCTGGTTTATAGTGAATTACAGCAGGGTCAATTAATTGAGGTATTAGCGGCTCATGCAGGGAAAGTGGTTGGTATTTATGCAGTTTATCCTTACACCCGCAAACCGGCTAAACGGATTCAAGCACTTATTGAACATATTCGAGAAAGCTATATGGAAATTAAAGAACAATTTTAA
- a CDS encoding LutC/YkgG family protein — protein sequence MSEQRIFNRDSFLDNIAKQLGRDRITAPVARPNLKYNCHKEVFADKSQDELKTILVDYTETTLASQAVVTTKEKLTETLRNVCFHYCTDNGDGLNPIGETIFTADNRLLDIVNPKDLAEKQHGVYIWDQSAGYDANIAVAERAKVGVVFAEQALAESGTMVLYSQAAQGRAVSLLPEASVFIVPKSNIVPRLTQATELLHQKAQNGERIPSCVNFISGPSSTADIELIKVVGVHGPVFATYIIIDDM from the coding sequence ATGTCAGAGCAACGCATTTTTAACCGCGATAGTTTCCTTGATAATATCGCCAAACAACTTGGTCGTGATCGTATTACTGCACCTGTAGCACGCCCAAATTTAAAATATAACTGCCACAAAGAAGTTTTTGCGGATAAAAGCCAAGATGAATTAAAAACCATTTTAGTTGACTACACAGAAACGACATTAGCCTCTCAAGCCGTTGTTACAACAAAAGAGAAGCTAACAGAAACCCTACGTAATGTATGTTTCCATTATTGTACTGATAATGGTGATGGTTTAAATCCTATCGGAGAAACTATCTTTACCGCAGATAATCGTCTGTTAGATATAGTAAATCCGAAAGATTTAGCAGAAAAGCAACATGGCGTCTACATTTGGGATCAAAGTGCAGGCTATGATGCAAATATTGCAGTTGCAGAACGAGCTAAAGTCGGCGTAGTATTTGCAGAACAAGCTTTAGCTGAATCTGGCACAATGGTACTTTACAGCCAAGCAGCACAAGGTCGAGCAGTAAGTTTGCTCCCTGAAGCTTCTGTATTTATTGTTCCTAAAAGCAATATTGTTCCTCGCTTAACCCAAGCGACAGAACTATTACATCAAAAAGCACAGAATGGTGAGCGTATTCCATCATGTGTGAATTTTATTTCAGGTCCGAGTTCGACTGCAGATATCGAGCTGATCAAAGTTGTTGGTGTGCATGGGCCCGTCTTTGCCACCTACATCATTATTGATGATATGTAA